A single window of Granulicella mallensis MP5ACTX8 DNA harbors:
- a CDS encoding DUF5131 family protein, producing the protein MRNSGINWTTGTFNAWTGCTKIDQECKNCYAEVLLDQRYGANREKRWGTEAKRKRTSESNWKQVKKWNSDAASSGEPHFVFCGSLMDVMDGHESIPQAWRDDLYKLISETPNLTWLLLTKRPENYVSFLNGRQLSWPHVWLGTTCGHDGDKARGRIEALQGTPIHSEAQRFVSAEPLLSDISGIDLSGIGWVIAGGESGAGARPFDLKNAWNLYEACDRQHIAFWFKQIGEITVDGAESIEKVSSLHDLSQVPSKYAAMIRRERPEPYRASVQAVPTVKADLPALEAATWMDATEGTDSALSEWVDCQFPTDEVKARELVLRPQLLAAVTALKRSRFDTGRLLTEYRKLFKGTFDGLLNALGIKRRTGFDIIEDYERAKAVAEPLRAAASRKGIDLAERKYEDLALQLAKSAKSALSDDEADVEFEAVAEEVKSERLKSKLDKGKADKLVQISLSGGANATELEEKVKSALGADVFRARYIAWLKTQEAALAEAA; encoded by the coding sequence ATGCGGAATAGTGGAATTAATTGGACAACGGGCACTTTCAATGCGTGGACGGGCTGCACAAAGATAGATCAGGAATGCAAGAACTGCTATGCAGAGGTATTGCTAGATCAGAGGTACGGGGCTAATAGAGAGAAGCGGTGGGGTACAGAAGCCAAGCGGAAACGGACTTCTGAAAGTAATTGGAAACAAGTAAAGAAATGGAACTCTGATGCGGCTTCCTCCGGGGAACCGCATTTCGTGTTTTGTGGCTCTTTGATGGATGTGATGGACGGCCATGAGTCGATTCCTCAGGCGTGGCGGGATGATCTCTATAAGCTGATATCGGAAACGCCCAATCTTACTTGGTTGCTTTTGACTAAGAGGCCAGAGAACTATGTGAGCTTTTTGAATGGGCGGCAATTGTCCTGGCCGCATGTGTGGCTTGGGACTACTTGCGGGCACGATGGCGATAAAGCAAGAGGCCGAATAGAGGCATTACAAGGAACTCCTATTCATTCTGAGGCGCAGCGGTTCGTCTCGGCAGAGCCTCTTCTGAGTGATATCAGCGGTATCGATCTATCCGGCATTGGATGGGTGATAGCGGGCGGTGAGAGCGGAGCTGGTGCAAGGCCATTTGATCTAAAGAATGCTTGGAATCTATATGAGGCGTGCGACCGGCAGCATATCGCATTTTGGTTTAAGCAGATAGGCGAGATCACTGTTGACGGCGCGGAATCAATCGAGAAAGTCAGCAGTCTCCATGATCTTTCGCAGGTGCCATCGAAGTATGCGGCGATGATTCGGCGGGAGCGACCAGAGCCATATAGGGCAAGCGTGCAGGCCGTGCCCACGGTGAAGGCCGATCTCCCGGCTCTCGAAGCGGCTACATGGATGGATGCGACAGAGGGCACTGATTCGGCTCTGTCTGAGTGGGTTGATTGCCAGTTTCCGACTGATGAAGTGAAGGCTAGGGAACTTGTTCTGAGGCCGCAACTGTTGGCGGCGGTGACGGCGTTGAAGCGGTCCAGGTTCGATACCGGTCGGCTGTTGACTGAGTATCGGAAGCTGTTCAAAGGCACCTTCGACGGGCTTCTTAATGCGCTGGGAATTAAGCGTAGGACAGGCTTCGACATCATTGAGGATTACGAGAGAGCGAAGGCTGTAGCTGAACCATTGAGGGCGGCAGCATCGCGAAAGGGAATCGATCTAGCGGAGCGGAAGTACGAGGACTTGGCTTTGCAATTGGCTAAGAGTGCGAAATCCGCACTGTCTGATGATGAGGCTGATGTCGAGTTTGAGGCTGTTGCTGAGGAAGTCAAGAGTGAGCGATTGAAGAGCAAGCTAGATAAAGGCAAAGCAGATAAGCTCGTTCAGATCTCGTTATCCGGCGGTGCTAATGCGACAGAGTTGGAAGAGAAAGTGAAATCGGCCCTGGGTGCAGATGTGTTTCGGGCGCGATACATCGCCTGGCTGAAGACTCAAGAGGCGGCATTAGCGGAAGCTGCGTAA
- a CDS encoding HNH endonuclease signature motif containing protein, with protein sequence MPANSVDMVLTDLPKRFPPPSDEVVRLYTQERWTLRRIADLYHSNHHVIRRILHKNNVEIIGNRARKPVSDETRKRQSAAAKKRGPHLTKYTYSEAQNRANQKRKMGTVIDLDQYKDFERLKFLTKLTSRYRKHFGHSDEVRKAFIDKFWNDPAFNAIYDRWISSGQNKWWMPSLDHKQPKSRKGSWALDNLEMLTWFENRAKDNMTSEEWAAFKRTNHISSDLFIENILNDRIQPNGEQHREDSGLSTPLRRCA encoded by the coding sequence TTGCCCGCCAATAGTGTCGATATGGTCTTGACTGACCTGCCGAAGCGGTTTCCACCACCGAGCGACGAGGTTGTCAGGCTGTACACACAGGAACGATGGACACTCCGCAGAATAGCTGACCTCTATCATTCAAATCACCACGTTATTCGCCGTATCCTGCATAAAAACAATGTCGAGATTATCGGCAACAGGGCGCGGAAGCCAGTCAGCGATGAGACGCGAAAGCGTCAGAGCGCGGCGGCTAAAAAGCGTGGCCCGCACCTGACCAAGTACACATACAGCGAAGCCCAGAATAGAGCCAATCAGAAGCGCAAGATGGGAACAGTGATTGACCTCGATCAATACAAAGATTTCGAGCGTCTCAAGTTCCTTACAAAACTGACCTCCAGATATCGAAAACACTTTGGACATTCCGATGAGGTCCGCAAGGCATTTATAGATAAGTTCTGGAATGATCCGGCTTTCAATGCGATATACGACCGATGGATTAGCTCCGGCCAGAACAAATGGTGGATGCCTTCTCTCGATCACAAGCAACCGAAATCACGAAAAGGCTCTTGGGCCTTGGACAATCTGGAAATGCTTACGTGGTTCGAGAACAGGGCCAAAGACAACATGACATCCGAAGAGTGGGCAGCGTTCAAACGCACAAATCACATTAGCTCAGACCTCTTCATCGAGAACATACTTAATGACCGAATCCAACCCAACGGAGAACAACATAGGGAAGACAGCGGATTATCAACTCCTCTTAGGCGATGCGCTTGA
- a CDS encoding DUF2971 domain-containing protein: MSSVLKPLIPDVEPTVVYHYTSLASMMKILKTQKIWATDIGYLNDVSERNLLLDTVDGHLLNFASEHRMEVEQFRISQRSQVPDGPYVASFSAESDSLNQWRSYCPQANGVSIGFKTECLKAVELAWKPAYEGYKRNVWDYILPCEFKRVFYVDPNDGELAIKVLNSAYNDALKSVQELKDNYGDEFASIDAYFRFNIEAQASFYKHKGFSSESEYRLVLPSQFQQAHQIEFRCTRSSLVPYVALNVPHSKAAEEMRPDVFRWDAVTEIKIGPTPNADLTQLAVFGFCRSIGLTSANVTKSNLPYRDW; the protein is encoded by the coding sequence ATGAGCAGTGTTCTCAAACCCCTGATTCCAGACGTAGAGCCGACCGTGGTGTATCACTACACGTCTCTGGCTTCAATGATGAAGATTCTGAAGACACAGAAGATATGGGCTACGGATATCGGATATTTGAATGATGTCTCTGAGCGGAACCTTCTGCTCGACACCGTGGATGGACATTTACTCAACTTCGCGTCAGAACATCGCATGGAAGTCGAACAATTTCGAATTAGCCAGCGATCACAGGTACCCGATGGTCCATATGTCGCATCGTTCTCCGCAGAGTCAGATTCGCTGAATCAATGGCGCTCGTATTGTCCACAGGCTAACGGCGTCAGCATCGGATTCAAGACAGAGTGTCTAAAAGCAGTAGAGCTTGCGTGGAAGCCTGCCTACGAGGGTTATAAGCGAAACGTGTGGGACTATATACTGCCCTGTGAATTCAAACGCGTATTCTATGTTGATCCTAATGACGGCGAGCTTGCGATTAAAGTATTGAATTCGGCGTATAACGATGCGTTGAAGTCAGTGCAGGAGCTAAAGGATAACTATGGAGATGAGTTCGCTAGTATCGACGCTTACTTCCGTTTCAACATCGAAGCTCAGGCCAGTTTTTACAAACATAAGGGATTCAGCAGCGAATCTGAGTATCGTTTGGTTCTGCCATCCCAATTCCAGCAGGCCCATCAAATTGAGTTCAGATGTACGCGTTCATCTTTGGTCCCGTATGTCGCCCTAAATGTGCCTCATTCGAAAGCCGCCGAGGAGATGCGTCCTGACGTTTTTCGTTGGGATGCAGTCACTGAGATCAAAATAGGACCGACGCCCAATGCTGATCTCACTCAGCTCGCGGTCTTTGGCTTTTGCCGCTCAATTGGATTGACATCAGCTAATGTGACGAAATCGAATCTGCCATATCGAGATTGGTAG
- a CDS encoding TIGR03435 family protein — protein sequence MKPILLAALITLGCLSATTPSVGQVQSDGVVQTPNQNGPSNGRIPVFDVVLIKPNKSETQMQETQPPDGFGVKAISLEELIALAYNGTPFLLDSLIENAPKWAKSDRFDIEAKVDSSEMDTMKAVNNEDYFAAMMRGAPTTRMLMLQALLRDHFKLMAHFQTKDLSVYALTVLKGKLKLKESDTTDVLKTEARFSDGELTGRRMTLSILPPFLMMQLGKPVIDQTNLKGRYDFDLRWTPEGRSDEEAGANPPPGLLTAIQEELGLKLNATKGPAKVLVIDHVERPSEN from the coding sequence ATGAAGCCGATTTTGCTCGCAGCGCTAATTACACTGGGGTGTCTCTCTGCTACTACGCCCAGTGTTGGACAGGTCCAATCGGACGGTGTTGTCCAAACGCCAAATCAGAATGGGCCTTCGAATGGTCGTATCCCGGTGTTTGACGTTGTTTTGATTAAGCCGAACAAGTCCGAAACTCAAATGCAAGAAACTCAACCACCCGATGGCTTCGGTGTAAAAGCTATCTCGCTCGAGGAGCTTATTGCCTTAGCGTACAACGGTACGCCCTTCCTGTTGGATTCTCTGATTGAGAATGCACCGAAGTGGGCTAAATCTGACAGATTCGATATTGAAGCGAAGGTCGATAGCTCCGAGATGGACACCATGAAAGCTGTGAACAATGAAGATTATTTCGCAGCTATGATGCGCGGCGCTCCGACAACCAGGATGCTGATGCTACAGGCGCTGCTGCGTGATCACTTCAAGCTCATGGCGCATTTTCAGACAAAGGATCTTTCGGTTTATGCCCTGACCGTGCTGAAGGGAAAGCTCAAACTGAAAGAATCCGATACCACTGACGTTCTTAAGACAGAAGCCCGTTTCAGTGATGGTGAACTTACAGGAAGACGGATGACGTTGAGCATCCTACCGCCTTTTCTCATGATGCAGCTCGGGAAGCCGGTTATAGATCAGACCAATCTGAAGGGACGCTACGACTTCGACCTGAGGTGGACACCGGAGGGCCGCTCAGACGAAGAGGCTGGAGCGAATCCCCCTCCCGGATTGTTGACTGCTATCCAGGAAGAACTAGGGTTGAAATTAAACGCTACGAAAGGGCCGGCAAAAGTCTTGGTAATAGATCATGTCGAGCGACCATCAGAAAACTAG
- a CDS encoding MerR family transcriptional regulator: MNDNTATPLLVSRKDCATLLSLSVRSIDYLIADKRIKTRRVGGSVRIPMTEVHRIARMDFIGSIRPVKTQEVANAA; this comes from the coding sequence ATGAACGACAACACCGCAACACCCCTTCTCGTATCGCGGAAAGATTGTGCAACCCTTCTCTCTCTTTCCGTCCGCAGCATTGACTATCTCATTGCCGACAAGCGCATCAAGACCCGCCGTGTCGGTGGCTCTGTGCGCATACCCATGACCGAAGTACATCGCATTGCTCGGATGGATTTCATCGGCAGCATTCGTCCTGTCAAGACGCAGGAGGTGGCGAATGCAGCCTAA
- a CDS encoding RNA polymerase sigma factor, with the protein MQNNRLAPDHFFRLADARNRDYRQDQYVALLEAAPQTEKAALAILRTVHHRQETSRRRDRKWTVQPDLTFDPIAPQGEDTDGHIVAALSCLPLEDQDIISQHIIEGMSLRDIAKQQGVSKDCIRKRYDHAKQKLQALAQKE; encoded by the coding sequence ATGCAGAATAATCGCCTCGCTCCAGATCACTTCTTTCGCCTTGCGGATGCACGAAATAGAGATTACCGGCAAGACCAATACGTCGCATTGCTTGAGGCCGCGCCACAAACTGAAAAGGCAGCATTAGCAATCCTCCGAACGGTTCATCATCGGCAAGAGACATCACGCCGTCGGGATCGTAAGTGGACTGTCCAGCCCGACCTGACATTCGATCCCATCGCGCCACAGGGAGAAGATACAGACGGTCATATAGTAGCTGCCTTATCCTGCTTGCCCCTTGAAGATCAAGACATAATCAGCCAACACATCATCGAAGGAATGTCACTCAGAGACATTGCCAAGCAGCAAGGCGTCTCGAAGGACTGCATTCGTAAGCGGTATGACCACGCCAAGCAGAAACTTCAGGCACTCGCCCAAAAAGAGTAG
- a CDS encoding DNA-methyltransferase: protein MEKLWAEWKRVCKPGAPIVLFTQQPFTTTVAVSNLKQLKTELIWEKPQGTNFLNAKKYPMKVHENILVFCDQTPLYHPQMTTGATPYVTGAHYGSSNYRPMDYAGGKVNADGSRYPRSVLQFIPERGMHPTQKPVSLCEWLIRTYSNAGDTVLDCCMGSGTTILAALNTDRKGIGIEQDQKYFDIAAQRCKETEANQTTLTSIPHEPDIIEDRAA from the coding sequence ATGGAAAAGCTCTGGGCAGAATGGAAACGCGTCTGCAAGCCAGGAGCGCCAATCGTGCTCTTTACACAGCAACCATTCACCACGACTGTCGCCGTGAGCAATCTCAAACAGCTAAAGACTGAACTCATTTGGGAGAAACCGCAGGGAACGAACTTCCTAAACGCGAAGAAATATCCCATGAAAGTTCACGAGAATATCCTCGTGTTCTGCGATCAAACTCCGCTGTATCACCCACAGATGACGACCGGAGCAACACCATACGTCACTGGCGCTCATTATGGTTCGAGCAACTATCGTCCGATGGATTACGCGGGCGGTAAAGTGAATGCTGACGGCTCTCGCTATCCAAGATCGGTTCTACAGTTCATACCTGAACGAGGAATGCACCCAACACAGAAACCTGTTTCTCTCTGCGAATGGCTCATACGCACATATTCAAATGCTGGCGATACCGTGCTTGATTGCTGCATGGGGTCTGGCACAACGATTCTCGCGGCACTCAATACAGACAGAAAGGGAATCGGCATTGAACAAGATCAGAAGTATTTCGATATAGCAGCACAACGATGCAAAGAGACAGAGGCTAACCAAACAACGTTAACCTCTATCCCGCATGAACCAGACATCATAGAAGATAGAGCGGCTTAA
- a CDS encoding terminase large subunit, giving the protein MTPCSSSTVSFTDRAIHYCRSIFAKEHPASRYTIGACQRFLDDLERTDWRWIYDPARAHKVCSFIQLCPHEKGAKQSTPFLLEDFQVFIVCSIFGFVDRDTQLRRFREAVLLIPRKNGKSPLAAAIALYMTFFDGEKGAETYCGALTEQQAFEVFRPAKAMLEGMPALCKRYGIEINAKSLVQPTSRSRMMPVIGTGRDGSMPHLFVGDEAHQWRDASLYDAQSTGMVGRKQPLKLIITTAGETISGPAHSKQREVEALLDGKGDNERLFGVIYTADPEIPWTSREALLSANPNIGVSVSEESLIEAQAEAIRNSAKQGTFRCKHLNHWITASSAWMNMEFFRKCADSALSPDAFLDDPCILSSDLASKIDLCALCKLFRRDIEGKPHYYAFVQCYVPESRVNDPANQHFQKWCADGLLTSTPGSSIDYATLERDTLADIAKFKVSLLAYDERYADQFSQRVAEQSGIDRVIIPPSPRELSPAMKELESAVYDGRFHYDGNPLLEWAMGNVLTHETVAGNLTMPDKPAPEAKIDPAIAIFLAMNRAMLLDPADKTSAFEPFFL; this is encoded by the coding sequence ATGACCCCTTGCAGTTCCTCGACAGTTAGCTTCACCGACCGCGCCATCCATTATTGCCGGTCCATCTTCGCGAAGGAACATCCTGCTAGTCGATACACAATCGGAGCCTGTCAACGCTTCCTAGACGATCTAGAGCGCACTGATTGGCGCTGGATATACGATCCCGCCCGCGCACATAAGGTTTGCAGCTTCATCCAGCTCTGCCCACACGAAAAGGGCGCAAAGCAATCAACGCCATTCCTATTGGAAGACTTCCAGGTCTTCATTGTCTGTTCCATATTTGGCTTTGTTGACCGTGACACCCAGCTCAGACGCTTCCGTGAGGCTGTATTGCTCATTCCCCGGAAGAACGGCAAGTCGCCTCTAGCTGCTGCCATTGCTCTATACATGACTTTCTTTGACGGGGAGAAAGGTGCCGAAACCTACTGCGGAGCACTCACCGAACAACAGGCCTTTGAAGTCTTCCGGCCTGCAAAGGCCATGCTCGAAGGGATGCCTGCACTCTGCAAGCGTTACGGAATCGAGATAAACGCAAAGTCTCTCGTACAACCTACATCCCGCTCTCGAATGATGCCCGTCATTGGCACAGGCCGGGACGGCTCCATGCCTCATCTGTTCGTAGGCGACGAAGCGCATCAGTGGAGAGACGCATCTCTCTATGACGCCCAATCAACGGGCATGGTCGGACGTAAACAACCTCTCAAGCTCATCATCACCACTGCTGGCGAAACGATCAGCGGCCCGGCCCACTCCAAACAGCGTGAAGTTGAAGCACTGCTAGATGGCAAAGGCGATAACGAACGTCTATTCGGTGTCATTTATACCGCCGATCCCGAGATCCCCTGGACCTCACGCGAAGCCCTCCTAAGCGCCAATCCCAACATTGGTGTGAGTGTCTCGGAAGAATCCCTCATTGAGGCTCAAGCCGAAGCAATTCGTAATAGTGCCAAGCAGGGAACATTCCGCTGCAAACACTTGAATCATTGGATAACCGCCTCATCCGCATGGATGAACATGGAGTTCTTTCGCAAGTGTGCGGATTCCGCACTCAGCCCAGACGCATTCCTCGATGATCCCTGCATCCTCAGCAGCGATCTTGCCTCCAAGATCGACCTCTGCGCTCTCTGCAAACTGTTCAGGCGGGATATAGAAGGCAAACCCCACTATTACGCCTTCGTTCAGTGTTACGTTCCTGAGTCACGCGTCAACGACCCCGCCAACCAACACTTTCAGAAATGGTGCGCTGACGGGCTTCTCACCTCCACACCGGGCAGCAGCATTGATTACGCCACGCTCGAACGAGACACCCTCGCTGATATCGCCAAATTCAAAGTTTCTCTGCTTGCCTATGACGAACGCTATGCAGACCAATTCTCCCAGCGCGTAGCCGAACAAAGCGGCATAGATAGGGTCATTATCCCGCCATCTCCTCGCGAGCTATCACCCGCAATGAAGGAATTGGAATCAGCCGTATACGACGGCAGGTTCCATTACGACGGCAACCCACTTCTTGAGTGGGCGATGGGCAATGTTCTCACTCACGAGACAGTCGCCGGCAATCTCACAATGCCCGACAAGCCGGCTCCCGAAGCCAAGATAGACCCCGCAATAGCCATATTCCTCGCTATGAACCGAGCCATGTTGCTCGATCCCGCAGATAAGACATCTGCCTTTGAACCGTTCTTCCTATAA
- a CDS encoding HNH endonuclease: MQALLDNPPNPNIPEKFIDRFFDKVQVDPVTGCWHFDAARFRNGYAHFHNPVTTAYAHRFSFLAFNGPLQKGLSVQHRCPAGSNKACVNPAHLFQDTAKKNSQDAVVEGLYSATPRRKQVKATTEEIADIRKRFNDGESLYSIAKKWNRSVPYVSSVASMKLHTGKPRKPRAPLSGISAVEKPAKKKSGKVWDTLATHLAKEAA, encoded by the coding sequence ATGCAAGCTCTGCTCGACAATCCCCCAAATCCCAACATTCCTGAAAAGTTCATAGACAGGTTCTTCGATAAGGTCCAGGTCGATCCTGTGACCGGCTGCTGGCACTTTGACGCTGCTCGCTTTCGCAACGGATATGCCCATTTCCATAATCCCGTCACAACCGCGTATGCCCATAGATTTTCTTTCCTAGCCTTTAATGGCCCTCTTCAAAAGGGTCTGAGTGTCCAACATCGTTGTCCGGCTGGATCGAATAAGGCATGTGTCAACCCTGCTCATCTCTTCCAGGACACGGCGAAGAAGAACAGCCAGGATGCTGTTGTTGAAGGTCTGTATTCGGCTACACCACGCCGTAAACAAGTGAAGGCTACAACGGAAGAGATTGCAGACATTCGCAAACGTTTCAATGATGGGGAATCTCTATATTCCATCGCGAAGAAATGGAATCGTTCTGTTCCGTATGTGTCGAGTGTCGCCTCGATGAAGCTGCACACTGGCAAACCACGCAAGCCTAGGGCTCCTCTATCAGGCATATCAGCAGTAGAGAAACCCGCCAAAAAGAAGAGTGGAAAGGTCTGGGACACATTAGCCACCCATCTCGCAAAGGAGGCCGCGTAA
- a CDS encoding phage portal protein — MSLIKLNLEVPPSPPIEQRDSTVNVNGLFSAAWSMLTDTTPTASGEMVNEAIALQHITVYAAVRCIAESVGSLTLRLYRRTDRGRQEALDKSLYRVLTVSPNDEMSAPVLWESIAGCMALTGNAYLEILRNSALEPVGIYPLSPLLTTPVRLPDKTLAFKTSVGLTNGQTRIVAAKDMLHFPLFSWDGLKGLSPIGQARQAIGLARAAEKFGSKFFGNGSRPGGLLTPNSKIDEKEMINFRKFWEAANGGENQGRIGVLPQSWTYTQLGLSPEDSQFLETRQFSRTDIAALFRVPPTMVGDTTRLSNNNHEQQSLSFVTDTLRPYLVRIEKEIQRKLLPVDGSMFVEFDVSERLRGDFATTMAGFATGKQWGFYSTNAVLEKLGENPIGPEGDVYWAPVNMMNAASLTTVQKPIAPTTPAEAEAEVDQRSLFDAYIPAFNGLFQDAVSRISSRSKRDAESITPILNPILQSISSLIVTEARSKFDLPDDWTPSDKIVRDCIKNASSRANEWTTDNASSVSGSEMSKAIRSIHTNIFREAGAAIATRNPHV, encoded by the coding sequence ATGTCCCTTATCAAACTGAATTTAGAAGTGCCGCCATCGCCTCCGATAGAGCAGCGCGACAGCACCGTTAACGTCAATGGCCTGTTCTCCGCAGCATGGTCAATGCTGACGGATACAACACCCACCGCATCCGGCGAGATGGTCAATGAAGCCATCGCCCTGCAACACATTACTGTTTATGCGGCTGTCCGGTGCATTGCTGAGTCCGTAGGCTCTCTGACTCTCCGTCTCTATCGGCGCACCGACAGAGGCCGTCAGGAAGCACTAGACAAGTCCCTATACCGCGTTCTTACCGTTTCGCCTAACGATGAGATGTCTGCACCTGTTTTATGGGAATCAATTGCTGGTTGCATGGCCCTCACAGGCAATGCCTATCTTGAAATCCTCCGCAACAGCGCATTGGAACCAGTCGGCATATATCCGCTATCACCTCTATTAACCACACCAGTCCGTCTCCCTGACAAGACCCTGGCCTTTAAGACGAGTGTCGGCCTCACTAACGGTCAGACACGCATTGTCGCAGCGAAAGATATGCTCCATTTTCCTCTGTTTTCATGGGACGGCCTCAAAGGTCTGTCACCCATTGGTCAGGCGCGGCAAGCAATTGGCCTCGCGAGAGCAGCTGAAAAGTTCGGAAGCAAGTTCTTCGGCAACGGCTCACGCCCAGGTGGATTGCTCACACCGAACAGCAAGATAGACGAAAAAGAAATGATTAACTTCCGCAAGTTCTGGGAAGCCGCCAATGGTGGAGAGAATCAAGGCCGAATAGGTGTTTTACCTCAGTCCTGGACCTACACCCAGCTTGGCCTGTCACCTGAAGACAGTCAGTTTCTCGAAACCCGTCAGTTTAGCCGTACAGATATCGCAGCACTCTTCCGCGTGCCGCCTACGATGGTCGGCGATACCACCCGCCTGTCAAATAACAATCACGAGCAGCAGTCACTCTCATTCGTCACCGATACATTGCGCCCCTATCTGGTCCGTATCGAGAAGGAAATCCAGCGCAAGCTGCTTCCTGTAGACGGCTCAATGTTTGTTGAATTCGATGTTTCTGAACGTCTACGCGGTGACTTCGCAACGACGATGGCGGGATTCGCAACAGGGAAACAATGGGGCTTCTATTCCACCAACGCAGTCCTAGAAAAGCTCGGCGAGAATCCCATCGGTCCAGAGGGTGATGTCTATTGGGCTCCCGTCAACATGATGAACGCGGCAAGTCTCACCACTGTTCAGAAACCCATAGCGCCGACCACGCCTGCTGAAGCAGAAGCCGAAGTCGATCAAAGATCACTGTTCGATGCCTATATCCCGGCATTCAACGGTCTGTTTCAGGATGCCGTTAGCCGCATATCCTCTCGCAGCAAACGCGATGCGGAATCCATCACACCGATCTTGAACCCAATCCTTCAGTCGATTTCTAGCCTGATCGTCACCGAGGCCCGCAGCAAGTTTGATCTTCCTGATGATTGGACGCCTTCAGACAAGATCGTCCGTGACTGTATCAAAAACGCCTCTAGCCGCGCCAATGAATGGACCACGGATAACGCTTCATCTGTATCCGGCTCCGAAATGAGCAAAGCGATTCGTTCCATCCACACAAACATCTTTCGCGAAGCCGGTGCAGCAATAGCCACAAGGAACCCCCATGTCTAA
- a CDS encoding tyrosine-type recombinase/integrase, producing the protein MKGVFERSPGVWCAQYPSGAYPDGRTRWVRKSFGSDRAAAVSYVEKARLIERTGEGLLPTTARKPVLTFTEADRQAASVTVDELADDYLAFVQANPTEFKDQVNPPRVIKEIKEVFGSHPATTLEAHQIDDWLTEIQRKRDLAPGTVNRIKSTFSGIYRRALQRSKVKVNPVRNVPQRKMDNKIGKRLTDAEIEKLRNAIRKSGESKAHLAQYQPDVIEHRLCELDFALGTAWRKSEQYGLRWPQVDFKNKKITALNTKNGETYVCEMMGLAEKALRRLQKLKRSRLAGRKYDAPTDAVFAIGDNKKWFAQATKDAKLKIRWHDLRHTAISIVAEKAPFAVVQAFSRHKSSSMVMRYAHADSTTIRDHLAMLD; encoded by the coding sequence GTGAAGGGCGTGTTCGAGCGGTCGCCCGGGGTATGGTGCGCCCAATACCCAAGCGGAGCCTATCCGGATGGACGTACTCGATGGGTTCGGAAGTCGTTCGGCTCTGACAGGGCGGCAGCGGTTTCGTATGTCGAGAAGGCACGGCTCATTGAGCGGACGGGTGAGGGGCTGTTGCCCACTACGGCTCGGAAGCCTGTCCTGACTTTCACTGAGGCAGACCGACAGGCTGCAAGTGTCACGGTCGATGAGCTGGCTGACGATTACCTCGCGTTCGTCCAGGCCAACCCGACCGAGTTCAAAGATCAGGTCAATCCTCCCCGCGTCATCAAAGAGATCAAAGAGGTGTTCGGCTCACATCCTGCAACGACCTTGGAAGCTCATCAGATCGATGACTGGTTGACCGAGATTCAGAGGAAACGAGATCTCGCTCCCGGCACCGTCAACCGAATCAAGTCCACCTTTTCGGGTATATACCGCCGTGCTCTACAGCGCTCAAAGGTGAAGGTGAACCCTGTTCGTAATGTTCCGCAGCGGAAGATGGACAACAAAATAGGGAAGAGATTGACCGATGCAGAGATCGAAAAACTCCGAAATGCCATCCGCAAGAGTGGTGAATCTAAGGCTCACCTCGCGCAGTACCAGCCGGATGTGATTGAACACCGGTTATGTGAACTTGATTTCGCTCTTGGCACCGCTTGGCGCAAGTCTGAGCAATACGGGCTGAGATGGCCACAGGTGGATTTCAAGAACAAGAAAATCACTGCGCTGAACACTAAGAACGGCGAGACATACGTGTGCGAGATGATGGGGCTTGCAGAAAAGGCATTACGAAGGCTTCAGAAACTCAAACGTTCCCGGTTGGCTGGCCGGAAATACGATGCTCCAACTGATGCCGTGTTCGCTATTGGAGACAACAAGAAGTGGTTTGCTCAGGCGACGAAAGATGCGAAGTTGAAGATTCGCTGGCACGATCTCAGGCACACCGCGATATCGATCGTTGCAGAGAAAGCACCGTTTGCCGTGGTCCAGGCGTTCAGCAGACACAAGTCCTCATCGATGGTCATGCGCTACGCGCACGCTGACTCCACCACTATCCGCGATCACTTAGCAATGCTGGACTAA
- a CDS encoding HNH endonuclease → MQALIRDFYLCVRCKANGDIKPATDVDHIRPFNGKDDTLRLDIDNLQSLCKACHSRKTAKEDGGFGHAKS, encoded by the coding sequence GTGCAGGCACTCATCAGAGACTTCTATCTCTGTGTCCGTTGCAAAGCGAACGGCGATATAAAGCCCGCTACGGATGTTGACCATATCCGGCCATTCAATGGCAAAGACGATACTCTCCGTCTTGATATAGACAACCTTCAATCCCTTTGCAAAGCCTGTCACTCACGCAAAACGGCCAAGGAAGATGGCGGCTTCGGTCACGCCAAATCATGA